The genomic stretch CTTGGCGCGCGCGGCCTGCCCGGCCGGTCCGCAGTCCTCGGTCTGGCGCCGGTAGTCGACCGTCGCCTGGTAGAAGACCTCGAACTGGCCTTCCGCCAGGGCCCGGCCGAGGTCGTCGCGCAGGGACGCCTTGTCCTGCGCGGCGGCGGACATGCCCTCGGCGTAGGCGACGAGGCGGTTCTTGCCGCTGGACTTGGCCCAGTACATGGCCAGGTCGGCGTTGCGCAGGAGTTCGGCGGCGGAGTCCAGGTCGCTGCGCTGCTGGCACAGCGTGGAGGCGTCGGCCGTGCCGAGGCTGGCGTGGACGTGGACCTGCTGACCGTCGAGCAGGACCGGCTGGGACAGGCTGGCCAGGAACCGGTCGCCGACGCGCCGGGCGGCCGCCTCGCCGCCGTGGATGACGACGGCGAACTCGTCCCCGCCGAGCCGGGCGACGAGGTCACCGCTGCGCACGCAGGCGCGCAGCCTCTGGGCGACGGCGAGCAGCAACTGGTCGCCGGCCGCGTGCCCGCGGGAGTCGTTGACGTTCTTGAAGTCGTCGAGGTCGACGAACAGGACGCCGACGTCGTCGCGTCGGGACAGGGCGCGGGTGAGGAACTCCTGCAGCAGCGTGCGGTTCGCCAACCCCGTCAACGGGTCGCGCAACCCCTGCTGCTCGTTGAGCCGCCAGGAGGCGAGGTGGGTGACGCTGGCGGCGAGGACGAACGCCGCGTGGACGACCATCCAGCGCCAGGGGTGGTCCATCGCCGCGTGGTGGCTGTAGACGAACCGGGGTTCGAGGGTGCCGAGGACGCCGTGGTGCACGACGACGATGAAGAGCCCGATCGAGAAGGGCACCCAGTCCTGGTAGAGCGCCACCAGACCGATCATCACGAAGAAGTGGAAGTGCGCCTCGGTTTGCCCGTCCCAGAACTGCACCAGGACGGTGGAGGCGGTGAACAGGCTGGCTGAGGCTCCCGCCGACCGCAGCTTGCGCGAGTAGCCGGTGGGGACCGCGAGAGCCAGCGGAGCCAGCACGAGGGCGCCGCCGGCGAGCACCGTCCACGGCGACAGCCCCTGGAACGCGCCGAACACCACGAGACCGATGGCCTGCAACGCGGCGACGCGCACGATCGCGCCGTGCCGGCGGTGCCACACCTCGTCGGGCAGCATCCGACCCTGGGGCAGCAGGGACACCACTGCGCCGGTGGAACGTCGCAGCAGGCTGCGGGGGGAGCTCACGCCACACCTTCGACCGCTTGACGTCTCAACTGCAGGAGCGTCCCCCGATCGGCGGATGACGTTTCAGGCAGCAGTGCGCTCGGGTGGGTCGTCGCTTCGGAGGGCGTGGGCGAGTTCCCGGGCTCGGTCGAGGAGGCCGGGGTGGTCGTTGCGGGTCCACGGTCCGGGGTCGGCGAGCCGCCCGAGGTGACGGTGCAGAGTGC from Kineococcus endophyticus encodes the following:
- a CDS encoding putative bifunctional diguanylate cyclase/phosphodiesterase, which codes for MSSPRSLLRRSTGAVVSLLPQGRMLPDEVWHRRHGAIVRVAALQAIGLVVFGAFQGLSPWTVLAGGALVLAPLALAVPTGYSRKLRSAGASASLFTASTVLVQFWDGQTEAHFHFFVMIGLVALYQDWVPFSIGLFIVVVHHGVLGTLEPRFVYSHHAAMDHPWRWMVVHAAFVLAASVTHLASWRLNEQQGLRDPLTGLANRTLLQEFLTRALSRRDDVGVLFVDLDDFKNVNDSRGHAAGDQLLLAVAQRLRACVRSGDLVARLGGDEFAVVIHGGEAAARRVGDRFLASLSQPVLLDGQQVHVHASLGTADASTLCQQRSDLDSAAELLRNADLAMYWAKSSGKNRLVAYAEGMSAAAQDKASLRDDLGRALAEGQFEVFYQATVDYRRQTEDCGPAGQAARAKGYEALLRWRHPERGMVSPLDFVPLAEASGEILAIGAWVLRTATHQAAAWTAERGYPVGIAVNLSAVQLANDDVLTVVRDALRDSGLRPSQLTLEVTESVLVGDLEAVSARLAQLRAAGVLVAIDDFGTGYSSLSYLRRLPVDTVKIDRSFVSDLSLGGSATLLVASIIELARSLGLDVVAEGVETEQQAEVLRELSCTYAQGYLYAKPQPAQEVRAELPGELPVDVPAMVAEPSTLVPR